One genomic segment of uncultured Desulfobacter sp. includes these proteins:
- a CDS encoding HDOD domain-containing protein has translation MKILIVDDEEISRTILLSKMADMGTCVAVNSAKAALAELDNAKSEKQPFDVITLDVSMPGMGGQELLEHIRKREVQDKIPKKDRVKILMATARMNLGTINACIKRGCNGYLTKPVSQVQLIQNLSQMGFDPTTAEKTDEEDISHSAGVAEIIKRFYSDKIVLPVFPSIIREIEELLADKDPCVDDLVKIVEKDIVISGKLIAIANSSLYKGLDDVNSLNGALVRLGLKHTLGVCSALATKNLFDSENEALKTEMDKLWVHSFAVATLARRLAEEKRFDNLDTIFLMGLVHDIGTMLLMKVFVDMYPDVCIGDKDLQLVIHEIHTTFGGVLLKKMHFSKQFIKIAEFHHWEQFEEDTDKELLVVSLANSLAKELGFGFFSKKDENDTPNFKESDIFEFEIGDICLEMNDEFELDHDKIMKELSNLSSLKVLGLDPEKVFSIIEQIHPMIKDTSRAF, from the coding sequence ATGAAAATCCTCATTGTGGATGACGAAGAAATATCCAGAACAATTCTGCTCTCAAAAATGGCGGATATGGGTACCTGCGTGGCCGTGAATAGCGCCAAAGCGGCCTTGGCAGAACTTGACAATGCAAAGTCGGAAAAACAACCATTTGATGTCATCACTCTTGATGTATCTATGCCCGGCATGGGCGGCCAGGAACTTCTTGAACACATCCGGAAAAGAGAAGTTCAGGACAAAATCCCAAAAAAAGACCGGGTAAAAATTCTAATGGCAACCGCCCGAATGAATTTGGGCACAATAAATGCCTGCATCAAACGCGGATGTAACGGGTACCTCACAAAACCGGTCAGTCAAGTCCAGTTGATCCAAAATTTGTCCCAAATGGGCTTTGATCCTACCACCGCAGAAAAAACCGACGAAGAAGATATATCCCACAGCGCTGGCGTGGCCGAGATTATCAAACGATTTTATTCGGACAAAATCGTACTGCCGGTGTTCCCGAGCATTATCAGAGAGATAGAAGAGTTATTGGCCGACAAAGACCCCTGCGTTGATGATCTGGTAAAAATTGTTGAAAAGGATATAGTGATCTCAGGCAAGCTTATCGCCATTGCAAATTCCTCACTTTACAAGGGCCTGGACGATGTAAACAGCCTTAATGGTGCACTGGTGAGGCTTGGCCTTAAACACACACTGGGCGTCTGTTCGGCCCTTGCAACAAAAAACCTTTTTGATTCAGAAAATGAAGCGCTTAAAACCGAAATGGATAAACTATGGGTTCACTCCTTTGCTGTGGCCACCCTGGCAAGACGCCTGGCCGAAGAAAAAAGGTTTGATAACCTGGATACCATTTTCCTGATGGGCCTGGTCCATGATATAGGCACAATGCTTTTGATGAAGGTATTTGTGGACATGTATCCGGATGTCTGTATTGGTGATAAGGATCTGCAGCTTGTTATTCACGAAATCCATACCACCTTCGGCGGAGTCCTGCTTAAAAAAATGCATTTTTCCAAACAGTTTATAAAAATTGCCGAATTTCACCACTGGGAGCAATTTGAAGAAGATACGGACAAGGAACTGCTTGTGGTCAGTCTTGCCAATTCACTAGCCAAGGAACTGGGGTTCGGCTTTTTTTCAAAAAAGGATGAAAACGACACTCCGAATTTTAAAGAAAGTGATATTTTTGAGTTTGAAATAGGTGATATTTGCCTGGAAATGAACGATGAATTTGAACTGGACCATGATAAAATAATGAAAGAACTGTCCAACCTGTCTTCCCTGAAGGTTCTGGGCCTGGATCCTGAAAAAGTTTTTTCAATCATTGAGCAAATTCATCCCATGATCAAGGATACCTCCCGTGCGTTCTGA